The genomic window CCGCCGAAAAACAGAGCGCTTCAGATGAAAATAGGTTAAAACGCTggtaattatttataaacgcaCTAGGGATTTGCAATCGTCGCAGAATCGCCGACGAGCAGAAGAGCGCCCAGAGAAAGGAGTGGTGAAAGCTCCAAGCTCCTGGCCTTTCTCTTCGCATCGCTCTTTCGAttgagttttcattttcgccaaaagaacaaaaaacatGCGCAAGCGGTGGAAAATCGCCTGCGCAACTTCCACCTGTGCCAGTTTATCTCACTCTCTTTCTCGATCGCACTAAAAATACTTGAATAGATGGATAcatatttgttattgtttatatttaccATTTCCATTCGATTGTTTATGTAGTGCAATGACTGAAATGACAGATTCCCCATATCTGTTGATTttggaattaattaaaaaacttaaagttTAAGGGCGTGAAACTTTGTTTGTTGGGattcttattgtttttttatacccgttactcgtagagtaaaagggtatactagattcgttgaaaagtatgtaacaggcagaaggaagggtttccgaccatataaagtatatatattcttgatcaggaccaatagccgagtcgatatgaccatgtccgtctgtccgtctgtccgtctgtccgtctgtccgtctgtccgtctgtctgtccgtccgtatgaacgctgtgatctcaggaactacaaaagctacaaagttgagattaagcatacagactccagagagatagacgcagcgcaagtttgtcgattcatgttgccacgcccactctaacgcccacaaaccgcccaaaactgccacgcccacacttttgaaaaatgttttgaaattttttcatttttgtattagttttgtaaatttctatcgatttgccaaaaaactttctgccacgcccactaaaacgcctacaaaccgccaaaaactgtgtttaagactctccttctcccttccactagctgagtaacgggtatcagatagtcggggaactcgactatagcgttctctcttgttttaaattttaattatgttaaaATCCAGATTCTCCATTACCCCTTAAAAACGTTATTAATTTTAGTTCCTTTTAATAATTCAAGAATGTATATAAGATattagtatgtatgtatatgtaataTCATTAATCATTGTATTAAATGTTAGTATTAGCTAGAccacttaatttttttaaacagtTCCGTTTTTTTATGTTGTGTGCTATTTATTAGTGGTATTATATCAGTTTTTCTATGAAAGATACTTAGATAATAGAAGGCATTGATCTACATTTGCACTTACAACTCACGTTGACAATACCCATCAAGTCGGACAGCTATTCAATTTAGGACCGATGGCCAAGTGAATGATAACAAgatgaaaatgtttaactaTTTGATGAACGTGTACAAAATTCTTGTGTTGATTTGGCTTAGTGCCAGAAATTCCACAGATTTGCGCAGTCAATTGGGTATTGGGATCGTGCGAAAACTACATCGAAAAAGCAAATGTAAATCTAGAAactagcaaaaaaaaaaaataaacacaagaGTAAACGATTTTCACGTTATTTGTACATCATAAAAATAGTTCGTAAACTgttaattataaaacaaaaggttTGGCTTGAGAGAACTTCACAACGTTCAACTCttgcagaaaaagaaaagcggaTAAGTTGTACGAGAACAGATGCATCATCTGTACCCATCGCTGAAAGGCGACCAGCTGTGCCCACTCGGCTTTCATCCCCAGACTCGGTATCCCACGCGATGTAAGCGCTGCTTCCGGGATTACAAGGAGCATGGAGCCCGCAGAGCTGGCGATGAGGTGGCCGCCTCCTCGCCCAACCTCTCCGATGCCCAAAGTTCTCGGTAAGTTCTTCTCGGTACTCCCGCaattaaacaaacatattAACTTTTATTGAATAGACCCTCATCGCGGACGTGGACGTCTACTCAAAATCTTACCAGTGCAAACGCAACTAATGGCAATGATATAGGTATGAATGGAACACGTAAAAGGTTAAATTAACCAGTCaagtaaacatttaaatgtagatcattgttttttgtttaatgtcAGAGGCGAACTCAAGTCGTCTTTGTTCTCACAAAAAATCATAGTAATGGTGTCGAGAACGTTAATGCCATTGATCTGCATTAGAAGCTTTATCTATTTAATAGTATTTGTTAAGTTCTTGATCAAACTTTTTATGTAGAGTTAAAACGGTTTCTGTATTAAGCATTAAAAgtgtttattattaatatatttattaatataatataacgATTTTTCAATGCAAATGTTTCATCTTctcaaaaatgcaatattttcatttttgcagtttttgaATATATGGTTTTGATTTGGTTCTTAAATTATTCTTAGCATTGAGGAATTGTTTCTCTGACATTTAGTTATAGTAAGTTGCTTAAAAAATTGTTACGAATCTTAATCAATGTGTTTGTCTACTTatctctctcactctcactctgcgtttgcaaaaaaaaccaccGCCAACTGTGTCATATCTGTCGCACTGTGTCTGTCTCtgtctcgctctctctctcttactTACTCTCAACACTAATCTCTGCATTAAATGAACCGTTAATGTTAATTACTACCATGCAACGCGTGATCTGTACTGCGCTCCCACTCTCTCTCGCTCGTTCTGTGGCATCCGTTTGTCTTACTCTCGCACCCACGACTCCGTGTGGAATCCAAACGCTGCCAATTGCAATCTGCAACTCGCAACTTGCACCTGCATGCCACACACCTGACGCCCGTACTGAACCCAGTTGTCCACTTCAATGTAGAGCTGAAGAAGCGTCCACAGTCATGGGCCTCCACGCCGGATATCGACGAGCCGGACAATGTAGCTCGCCGTCCGCCGGCAGCGGCGTCCACCAgtcgagcagcagcatcctCCGCCGAGGATCACGATGTGGCTGTCACGGTGAAGCTGCCGGTCCCACCACGACGCCACACCACCGCCTTGGACATCAAGGAGGTAAGATTTAATAGTGACTCCATGTTTTTCCAGATGATGTCTTTATGATTTGTATTTACTAGGTGGAACACGCCTTAACACCGCCCACCCGTGTCACATCCTCACCCAGTAAAACTTCAAGTATTCCAGATGAGTTAGTCATCCTATCGACAGACAGTCTAGCAGAGCGTGTCCGCAAGATGAATCTTCTCAAGAAGCAGCGCAGTCTCAACTCCCGGGAAAACAGTCGGGAGCGATCAGTTCCACGGAGGGAAGAGTTAGTAAAAACAATGTTAAGTGAAAAATGATTATAATGTTAAACGTGAATCCTTTAGAGAAAGCGAGTCGTCAGCTACATCCACACCAGTGGTGCCCGATCGTCCGGAAAGGAGCAAGTCGGGTACTTCCTTAAACCAATTGCCCCAAGCCGAGCTGAAGCGAGCCGCTCTGCCGCCCAAGAAAGTAGCGGTGGCATCCACCACGACATCGtccagcagcagtagcagcaccTCTCTGAAAACCTCCAATTCCACTTCCGTCAGCAATGAGGTGAAGGtcacgtccacgtccacgtccagTTCCTCGACGAGCTCCAGCACGGTTCGTCGCAAGGAGGCGGATGCAGTGGCTAGCAAAGAGATCAAAAGACAAACCGTTCCCGCTATATCGATATCCCACTCCAACAGTAGCACCATCAATAGCACTTCATCCAAGACACAGGACTCACAAGGCGTGCAGGAGCAAATGAAGTCGCtgaaactggagctggagacgATGAAGACGCGGGCAGAAAAGGCGGAGCGCGAAAAGAGTGATATTCTTCTGCGGCGCCTGGCCTCCATGGATACCGCCTCCAATCGGACAGCTGCCTCGGAGGCACTTAATCTCCAGCAGAAGCTGAACGAAATGAAGGATCAGCTGGACCGGGTGTCGGAGGACAAGCGCAGGCTTAACCTGCGGATGAAGGAACTGGAGAGCAAGGGCAGCGAGTCCGAGCTGCGGCGAAAGCTGAAGGCCGCCGAGCAGATCTGCGAGGAGCTGATGGAGGAGAACCAGAGCGCCAAGAAGGAGATTCTTAACCTGCAGGCCGAGATGGACGAGGTGCAGGACACCTTCCGCGACGACGAGGTCAAGGCCAAGACCAGTCTGCAGAAGGATCTCGAGAAggccaccaaaaactgtcgcATTCTCAGCTTCAAGCTAAAGAAGAGTGATCGCAAGATCGAAACTCTGGAGCAGGAGCGTCAAAGCTCCTTCAATGCCGAGCTATCCAATAAGATCAAGAaactggaggaggagctgcgaTTCTCCAATGAACTAACCCGAAAGTTGCAGGTCAATAAGTTTGGGGAATCTCCAAAAATTGTGTACTTATAAATAAACTCTTAAAATAACTAGGCAGAGGCCGAGGAGCTGCGCAATCCAGGCAAAAAGAAGGCACCAATGCTGGGTGTCCTAGGCAAGTCGACGTCGGCGGATGCCAAGTTCACCCGAGAGTCCCTGACGCGTGGTGGCTCCCAGGAAGACCCTCAGCACTTGCAGCGCGAGTTGCAGGACTCCATTGAGCGGGAGACTGACTTGAAGGACCAACTAAAATTCGCCGAAGAGGAGGTAATGCCCGATGACGCACAAAACCCACTCGATTAATCACTTAACCATTTCACGCGAAGCTTCAACGACTCAGGGATCGCGAACGAAAGCGCGTTAGATTCAGTTGCGGGACTCAAACGGAGGTGCCACTCGAGGTGGTGGCCTTCCCCCGTGGCACACAGACAGTGGCTACGATTCAGTGCGATATATCTACCAGTGCGGAGAACTTGGTGGCCACCAGTGTGGCTGTCACACAAACTGATTTCGAAGTGCCCGATAGAAATGTTTCAACCGAAAGGGAAACACTGCCGTCTCCATTTGCGGGTCTCTTTCCACCGTCGTCATCTTCCAGAGTGGGACAGTCCGGTTCGCTGCTCTTTCCCAGCGCCATTTCACATGTCCTTCTGAGTGGAGCAGGTACCAAGAACCTCAGCCAGAAGGATCCGTCCTTGGATTCGATCCAATACAATGCCTTTCTTTTCGTGTAGTAACCATTTGTAGAACCAGTTCATGTTCTTGTCATTCGTCAAAACTCtgcaaaactatttttatCCTCGAAAACGATCTCTGAATGGGTTTTATTCGATCTTTCATTTTTACCTTACTCGTCGTTATTCAGTTGCAATAAATGAAGTTTTTGTGTTTCAGGCTGAACATTTGAGGAAAAAGGTGACTCGTTTCGAGGATGAAAATGAGTCTTTGATGATGCAGTTGAAAAAAATGGCAACGCGCTCAAGAAGTACGAACCAAACCATACAGCGAAGTAGAGCCTTAATCTAACTAAGTACTTAACCTTAGTTCGTAAACAAGTTAATCAAGATTAAGTCATCCAAATACTACTGGCACGGTTGTCacttttgaatttaaaatgcataatCAGCATAACTCTACCACGCCTTTCTGGAACTTAGTTTTATAGTTCTAGAGATGATAATCgtacaatttaatttcgaaattttccaaattaagTGACAACTGTGTAAATTAACCATTTTTCATTCAGTTTAAGGTCACAAAAAATGCCATAGCTGCCGTGACTCAACCAATATTTTTCTTCTCTTCATAACTGACCAGAAAGGTTGAAGTTGAAACTTAACCAACTAACtaagatttttatttaaaattagcTTATTAACGAATAAGTTACTTGCCATTTTTTGCGGCTGCACATTTATTTAACTGTAACTAATCACAAAATCTGTTTCCAACTGCTAGTAACTAACTAAAATCGTATTAAACATTTctgcaacaataacaatttattttctcACTGTACCACAGGTCGCAAGTTGAGTCCTACACCGCATCCTCATCGCTTGGCTCCCGAGGTGCATGCTGATCGCGATGAGGGAATCTCCGACGAGGATGATCCCGCGGAGCTGAGAATTCTCTTAGAGCTTAACGAACAGGAGGCCTCGATCCTGCGGCTCAAGGTGGAAGATCTGGAGAAGGAGAACGCCGAGTCCAAAAAGTACGTGAGGGAACTGCAGGCCAAGCTTCGCCAGGACAGCACCAATGGCAGCAAGTCCTCGCTGCTCAGTCTCGGCACCTCGTCCAGTGCGGCCGAAAAGAAGGTAAAGACGCTCAACGAGGAGTTGGTGCAGCTTCGCAGGACGCTTGTTGAAAAGGAGCAGGCGGTGGACTCGCTCAAGAATCAACTAAGCAAGCTGGACACACTCGAAACCGAGAACGACAAGTTGGCCAAGGAGAACAAACGCCTGTTGGCGCTGCGGAAGGCGGGCGAGAAGAATGGGGAGGTGGATCAAAAGATGAAGGAGTCCTTGGCCCAAGCTCAACGGGAAAGGGATGAGCTGACGGCTCGCCTCAAACGGATGCAGTTGGAGGCGGAGGACAAGCTGCCACCTCGCACCGCCAAGAGGGTTAACGACCTGACGCCCAAGAGCCATCTTAGGAAGTGGGTAGAGGAGCTGGAGGACGAGATCAGCGAAATGCGGGTCATGCTCAGCTCCGGCAGTACTGATCAGCTCAAAGCCCTGCAATCTGCCAAGGGAGCGCTGGAGGAGGATTTGCGGAAGTGTAAGCAGAAACTTTCCCTCGCAGAAGGCGATGTCCAGCGGTTGAAGCTCCTGAACGGATCCAGCAGCAAGGTCAGCGAGTTGGAACTGAAGCTGAAACGCGGCGATGAGGAAGCAAAGAAGCTGAACTCGAAGCTGAAGGACTTGGAGGACAAGGTCAAGAAGCAGGACGCCCAACTGAAGCTGGGCGAAACGAACAAGTCCACCTGGGAATCGCAGAGCAAGCGGGAAAAGGAGAAGCTGTCCAGCCTGGAGAAGGACATGGAAAAACAGggcaaggagaaggagaagttGGAGGCAAAGATTACGCAACTGGATGCCGAGCTACTCAGTGCCAAGAAGTCGGCCGAAAAGAGCAAGTCCAGTTTGGAGAAGGAGATCAAGGATCTGAAAACCAAGGCGAGCAAATCGGACAGCAAACAGGTGCAGGATCTCAAAAAGCAAGTGGAGGAAGTGCAGGCCTCACTGAGCGCCGAACAGAAACGGTACGAGGAACTCAACAACCACTGGGAGAAGCTCTCCGAGGAAACAATCCTGATGCGTGCCCAACTCACCACCGAGAAGCAGAGTCTTCAGGCCGAACTGAACGCCAACAAGCAGAAGATCTCCGAAATGGACACCATCCGCATCGAGCGCACCGACATGGCCCGGAAACTGAGTGAGGCCCAGAAGAGGATCGCCGATCTCCAGGCCAAGGCACTCAAAACGGTCAATGGCAATGGGGCCGAGTACGAGCGCACCGTCCTCAAGAACAAGCTGGCGGAGAAGGAGCACGAGTATGAGCGCCTGCGTCGC from Drosophila yakuba strain Tai18E2 chromosome 2L, Prin_Dyak_Tai18E2_2.1, whole genome shotgun sequence includes these protein-coding regions:
- the LOC6527009 gene encoding rootletin isoform X1 — protein: MHHLYPSLKGDQLCPLGFHPQTRYPTRCKRCFRDYKEHGARRAGDEVAASSPNLSDAQSSRPSSRTWTSTQNLTSANATNGNDIVVHFNVELKKRPQSWASTPDIDEPDNVARRPPAAASTSRAAASSAEDHDVAVTVKLPVPPRRHTTALDIKEVEHALTPPTRVTSSPSKTSSIPDELVILSTDSLAERVRKMNLLKKQRSLNSRENSRERSVPRREEESESSATSTPVVPDRPERSKSGTSLNQLPQAELKRAALPPKKVAVASTTTSSSSSSSTSLKTSNSTSVSNEVKVTSTSTSSSSTSSSTVRRKEADAVASKEIKRQTVPAISISHSNSSTINSTSSKTQDSQGVQEQMKSLKLELETMKTRAEKAEREKSDILLRRLASMDTASNRTAASEALNLQQKLNEMKDQLDRVSEDKRRLNLRMKELESKGSESELRRKLKAAEQICEELMEENQSAKKEILNLQAEMDEVQDTFRDDEVKAKTSLQKDLEKATKNCRILSFKLKKSDRKIETLEQERQSSFNAELSNKIKKLEEELRFSNELTRKLQAEAEELRNPGKKKAPMLGVLGKSTSADAKFTRESLTRGGSQEDPQHLQRELQDSIERETDLKDQLKFAEEELQRLRDRERKRVRFSCGTQTEVPLEVVAFPRGTQTVATIQCDISTSAENLVATSVAVTQTDFEVPDRNVSTERETLPSPFAGLFPPSSSSRVGQSGSLLFPSAISHVLLSGAGRKLSPTPHPHRLAPEVHADRDEGISDEDDPAELRILLELNEQEASILRLKVEDLEKENAESKKYVRELQAKLRQDSTNGSKSSLLSLGTSSSAAEKKVKTLNEELVQLRRTLVEKEQAVDSLKNQLSKLDTLETENDKLAKENKRLLALRKAGEKNGEVDQKMKESLAQAQRERDELTARLKRMQLEAEDKLPPRTAKRVNDLTPKSHLRKWVEELEDEISEMRVMLSSGSTDQLKALQSAKGALEEDLRKCKQKLSLAEGDVQRLKLLNGSSSKVSELELKLKRGDEEAKKLNSKLKDLEDKVKKQDAQLKLGETNKSTWESQSKREKEKLSSLEKDMEKQGKEKEKLEAKITQLDAELLSAKKSAEKSKSSLEKEIKDLKTKASKSDSKQVQDLKKQVEEVQASLSAEQKRYEELNNHWEKLSEETILMRAQLTTEKQSLQAELNANKQKISEMDTIRIERTDMARKLSEAQKRIADLQAKALKTVNGNGAEYERTVLKNKLAEKEHEYERLRRENEMNIDLVFQLRKDNDDLNGKLSDYNRIEQAQSSLNGHGARREAEIRELKEQLQSTELQMKSEVATVRLRYEQQVKNLSGELTSMQRQCERFKKDRDAFKQMLEVAQKKIGDLKANNTGRQSRGSMHSSDDDDKSKIAYLEQQIGHLEDQLVESRLESSKIKTELVSERSANEIKISEMQSKLNEFEEERVIGSGSTKLPGMKTKLELSWQKEREDQQRLLQETSTLARDLRQTLFEVERERDKERLESKRKLDQIKRATEEEMEEGRKKIAELQCDLLELRDVHAKLRTSNEKLRRERERYEKELIKRRMEADGGDRKVGALLQTVDELVKIAPDLKMVGSGASARSSSNSGYDKNLRPEQPNVRRSRSPSPTLSSSQITSVLARLAEASEELRKFQRVNEDEQERSRMRRSNLRRAASQENDPHGSTSSVASAAGSQRGGGRLSRNSSNNGSLIRKSLSLDHSIQRDQNIWRQDDGSVSSMQSIDSELGGLVRDSSLDSRLDSRLSGGSTQSDLPRGPRKKKKGIMGKLRSLTKSSRNSESEISIQGSDSDISVASDMRSSKKDLRGRLSGMFKRSGSASRSESMERAGSDQRPVAVTVVGHPDGPQPREPPPANSLTPRPIRSIPKPPSAGAPTTPTTRRRVAK
- the LOC6527009 gene encoding myosin-4 isoform X3, translating into MHHLYPSLKGDQLCPLGFHPQTRYPTRCKRCFRDYKEHGARRAGDEVAASSPNLSDAQSSRPSSRTWTSTQNLTSANATNGNDIVVHFNVELKKRPQSWASTPDIDEPDNVARRPPAAASTSRAAASSAEDHDVAVTVKLPVPPRRHTTALDIKEVEHALTPPTRVTSSPSKTSSIPDELVILSTDSLAERVRKMNLLKKQRSLNSRENSRERSVPRREEESESSATSTPVVPDRPERSKSGTSLNQLPQAELKRAALPPKKVAVASTTTSSSSSSSTSLKTSNSTSVSNEVKVTSTSTSSSSTSSSTVRRKEADAVASKEIKRQTVPAISISHSNSSTINSTSSKTQDSQGVQEQMKSLKLELETMKTRAEKAEREKSDILLRRLASMDTASNRTAASEALNLQQKLNEMKDQLDRVSEDKRRLNLRMKELESKGSESELRRKLKAAEQICEELMEENQSAKKEILNLQAEMDEVQDTFRDDEVKAKTSLQKDLEKATKNCRILSFKLKKSDRKIETLEQERQSSFNAELSNKIKKLEEELRFSNELTRKLQAEAEELRNPGKKKAPMLGVLGKSTSADAKFTRESLTRGGSQEDPQHLQRELQDSIERETDLKDQLKFAEEEAEHLRKKVTRFEDENESLMMQLKKMATRSRSRKLSPTPHPHRLAPEVHADRDEGISDEDDPAELRILLELNEQEASILRLKVEDLEKENAESKKYVRELQAKLRQDSTNGSKSSLLSLGTSSSAAEKKVKTLNEELVQLRRTLVEKEQAVDSLKNQLSKLDTLETENDKLAKENKRLLALRKAGEKNGEVDQKMKESLAQAQRERDELTARLKRMQLEAEDKLPPRTAKRVNDLTPKSHLRKWVEELEDEISEMRVMLSSGSTDQLKALQSAKGALEEDLRKCKQKLSLAEGDVQRLKLLNGSSSKVSELELKLKRGDEEAKKLNSKLKDLEDKVKKQDAQLKLGETNKSTWESQSKREKEKLSSLEKDMEKQGKEKEKLEAKITQLDAELLSAKKSAEKSKSSLEKEIKDLKTKASKSDSKQVQDLKKQVEEVQASLSAEQKRYEELNNHWEKLSEETILMRAQLTTEKQSLQAELNANKQKISEMDTIRIERTDMARKLSEAQKRIADLQAKALKTVNGNGAEYERTVLKNKLAEKEHEYERLRRENEMNIDLVFQLRKDNDDLNGKLSDYNRIEQAQSSLNGHGARREAEIRELKEQLQSTELQMKSEVATVRLRYEQQVKNLSGELTSMQRQCERFKKDRDAFKQMLEVAQKKIGDLKANNTGRQSRGSMHSSDDDDKSKIAYLEQQIGHLEDQLVESRLESSKIKTELVSERSANEIKISEMQSKLNEFEEERVIGSGSTKLPGMKTKLELSWQKEREDQQRLLQETSTLARDLRQTLFEVERERDKERLESKRKLDQIKRATEEEMEEGRKKIAELQCDLLELRDVHAKLRTSNEKLRRERERYEKELIKRRMEADGGDRKVGALLQTVDELVKIAPDLKMVGSGASARSSSNSGYDKNLRPEQPNVRRSRSPSPTLSSSQITSVLARLAEASEELRKFQRVNEDEQERSRMRRSNLRRAASQENDPHGSTSSVASAAGSQRGGGRLSRNSSNNGSLIRKSLSLDHSIQRDQNIWRQDDGSVSSMQSIDSELGGLVRDSSLDSRLDSRLSGGSTQSDLPRGPRKKKKGIMGKLRSLTKSSRNSESEISIQGSDSDISVASDMRSSKKDLRGRLSGMFKRSGSASRSESMERAGSDQRPVAVTVVGHPDGPQPREPPPANSLTPRPIRSIPKPPSAGAPTTPTTRRRVAK
- the LOC6527009 gene encoding rootletin isoform X2, which translates into the protein MHHLYPSLKGDQLCPLGFHPQTRYPTRCKRCFRDYKEHGARRAGDEVAASSPNLSDAQSSRPSSRTWTSTQNLTSANATNGNDIELKKRPQSWASTPDIDEPDNVARRPPAAASTSRAAASSAEDHDVAVTVKLPVPPRRHTTALDIKEVEHALTPPTRVTSSPSKTSSIPDELVILSTDSLAERVRKMNLLKKQRSLNSRENSRERSVPRREEESESSATSTPVVPDRPERSKSGTSLNQLPQAELKRAALPPKKVAVASTTTSSSSSSSTSLKTSNSTSVSNEVKVTSTSTSSSSTSSSTVRRKEADAVASKEIKRQTVPAISISHSNSSTINSTSSKTQDSQGVQEQMKSLKLELETMKTRAEKAEREKSDILLRRLASMDTASNRTAASEALNLQQKLNEMKDQLDRVSEDKRRLNLRMKELESKGSESELRRKLKAAEQICEELMEENQSAKKEILNLQAEMDEVQDTFRDDEVKAKTSLQKDLEKATKNCRILSFKLKKSDRKIETLEQERQSSFNAELSNKIKKLEEELRFSNELTRKLQAEAEELRNPGKKKAPMLGVLGKSTSADAKFTRESLTRGGSQEDPQHLQRELQDSIERETDLKDQLKFAEEELQRLRDRERKRVRFSCGTQTEVPLEVVAFPRGTQTVATIQCDISTSAENLVATSVAVTQTDFEVPDRNVSTERETLPSPFAGLFPPSSSSRVGQSGSLLFPSAISHVLLSGAGRKLSPTPHPHRLAPEVHADRDEGISDEDDPAELRILLELNEQEASILRLKVEDLEKENAESKKYVRELQAKLRQDSTNGSKSSLLSLGTSSSAAEKKVKTLNEELVQLRRTLVEKEQAVDSLKNQLSKLDTLETENDKLAKENKRLLALRKAGEKNGEVDQKMKESLAQAQRERDELTARLKRMQLEAEDKLPPRTAKRVNDLTPKSHLRKWVEELEDEISEMRVMLSSGSTDQLKALQSAKGALEEDLRKCKQKLSLAEGDVQRLKLLNGSSSKVSELELKLKRGDEEAKKLNSKLKDLEDKVKKQDAQLKLGETNKSTWESQSKREKEKLSSLEKDMEKQGKEKEKLEAKITQLDAELLSAKKSAEKSKSSLEKEIKDLKTKASKSDSKQVQDLKKQVEEVQASLSAEQKRYEELNNHWEKLSEETILMRAQLTTEKQSLQAELNANKQKISEMDTIRIERTDMARKLSEAQKRIADLQAKALKTVNGNGAEYERTVLKNKLAEKEHEYERLRRENEMNIDLVFQLRKDNDDLNGKLSDYNRIEQAQSSLNGHGARREAEIRELKEQLQSTELQMKSEVATVRLRYEQQVKNLSGELTSMQRQCERFKKDRDAFKQMLEVAQKKIGDLKANNTGRQSRGSMHSSDDDDKSKIAYLEQQIGHLEDQLVESRLESSKIKTELVSERSANEIKISEMQSKLNEFEEERVIGSGSTKLPGMKTKLELSWQKEREDQQRLLQETSTLARDLRQTLFEVERERDKERLESKRKLDQIKRATEEEMEEGRKKIAELQCDLLELRDVHAKLRTSNEKLRRERERYEKELIKRRMEADGGDRKVGALLQTVDELVKIAPDLKMVGSGASARSSSNSGYDKNLRPEQPNVRRSRSPSPTLSSSQITSVLARLAEASEELRKFQRVNEDEQERSRMRRSNLRRAASQENDPHGSTSSVASAAGSQRGGGRLSRNSSNNGSLIRKSLSLDHSIQRDQNIWRQDDGSVSSMQSIDSELGGLVRDSSLDSRLDSRLSGGSTQSDLPRGPRKKKKGIMGKLRSLTKSSRNSESEISIQGSDSDISVASDMRSSKKDLRGRLSGMFKRSGSASRSESMERAGSDQRPVAVTVVGHPDGPQPREPPPANSLTPRPIRSIPKPPSAGAPTTPTTRRRVAK
- the LOC6527009 gene encoding myosin-4 isoform X4 codes for the protein MHHLYPSLKGDQLCPLGFHPQTRYPTRCKRCFRDYKEHGARRAGDEVAASSPNLSDAQSSRPSSRTWTSTQNLTSANATNGNDIELKKRPQSWASTPDIDEPDNVARRPPAAASTSRAAASSAEDHDVAVTVKLPVPPRRHTTALDIKEVEHALTPPTRVTSSPSKTSSIPDELVILSTDSLAERVRKMNLLKKQRSLNSRENSRERSVPRREEESESSATSTPVVPDRPERSKSGTSLNQLPQAELKRAALPPKKVAVASTTTSSSSSSSTSLKTSNSTSVSNEVKVTSTSTSSSSTSSSTVRRKEADAVASKEIKRQTVPAISISHSNSSTINSTSSKTQDSQGVQEQMKSLKLELETMKTRAEKAEREKSDILLRRLASMDTASNRTAASEALNLQQKLNEMKDQLDRVSEDKRRLNLRMKELESKGSESELRRKLKAAEQICEELMEENQSAKKEILNLQAEMDEVQDTFRDDEVKAKTSLQKDLEKATKNCRILSFKLKKSDRKIETLEQERQSSFNAELSNKIKKLEEELRFSNELTRKLQAEAEELRNPGKKKAPMLGVLGKSTSADAKFTRESLTRGGSQEDPQHLQRELQDSIERETDLKDQLKFAEEEAEHLRKKVTRFEDENESLMMQLKKMATRSRSRKLSPTPHPHRLAPEVHADRDEGISDEDDPAELRILLELNEQEASILRLKVEDLEKENAESKKYVRELQAKLRQDSTNGSKSSLLSLGTSSSAAEKKVKTLNEELVQLRRTLVEKEQAVDSLKNQLSKLDTLETENDKLAKENKRLLALRKAGEKNGEVDQKMKESLAQAQRERDELTARLKRMQLEAEDKLPPRTAKRVNDLTPKSHLRKWVEELEDEISEMRVMLSSGSTDQLKALQSAKGALEEDLRKCKQKLSLAEGDVQRLKLLNGSSSKVSELELKLKRGDEEAKKLNSKLKDLEDKVKKQDAQLKLGETNKSTWESQSKREKEKLSSLEKDMEKQGKEKEKLEAKITQLDAELLSAKKSAEKSKSSLEKEIKDLKTKASKSDSKQVQDLKKQVEEVQASLSAEQKRYEELNNHWEKLSEETILMRAQLTTEKQSLQAELNANKQKISEMDTIRIERTDMARKLSEAQKRIADLQAKALKTVNGNGAEYERTVLKNKLAEKEHEYERLRRENEMNIDLVFQLRKDNDDLNGKLSDYNRIEQAQSSLNGHGARREAEIRELKEQLQSTELQMKSEVATVRLRYEQQVKNLSGELTSMQRQCERFKKDRDAFKQMLEVAQKKIGDLKANNTGRQSRGSMHSSDDDDKSKIAYLEQQIGHLEDQLVESRLESSKIKTELVSERSANEIKISEMQSKLNEFEEERVIGSGSTKLPGMKTKLELSWQKEREDQQRLLQETSTLARDLRQTLFEVERERDKERLESKRKLDQIKRATEEEMEEGRKKIAELQCDLLELRDVHAKLRTSNEKLRRERERYEKELIKRRMEADGGDRKVGALLQTVDELVKIAPDLKMVGSGASARSSSNSGYDKNLRPEQPNVRRSRSPSPTLSSSQITSVLARLAEASEELRKFQRVNEDEQERSRMRRSNLRRAASQENDPHGSTSSVASAAGSQRGGGRLSRNSSNNGSLIRKSLSLDHSIQRDQNIWRQDDGSVSSMQSIDSELGGLVRDSSLDSRLDSRLSGGSTQSDLPRGPRKKKKGIMGKLRSLTKSSRNSESEISIQGSDSDISVASDMRSSKKDLRGRLSGMFKRSGSASRSESMERAGSDQRPVAVTVVGHPDGPQPREPPPANSLTPRPIRSIPKPPSAGAPTTPTTRRRVAK